In Thermococcus gorgonarius, the genomic window CAACAAAAATAAAGGGAAGTGGCTGGAAAAATCCATTAATAGTGTTCTGAATCAGACGTATGATGACTGGGAGTTGATAATTATCGATGATTATTCTACTGACAACAGTAAGGAAATAATTCGACGTTTTATGGAACAGGATGATAGAATAATTGGTATCTTCAATCCAGATAAGCCATTTCCATTAACCCGTAACATTGGTCTCGAGCGTGCGTCGGGTGAGTATGTACTATTCCTTGATAGTGATGATTGGATTAATGAAAAGATGTTAGAGAATGCTGTTAATCATCTTGAGAATGATGATGTGGATATGTATATTTCAAGTTATAGGGTAATCAGGAGTAATGGTTCCACTAAAGATTTTGTTTATAATCGTGGTGTCTATTCACATTTTGATGTATTGAAAGGTAAGTTTAGGGGGGGAATAGGTAATTCTGTCTTAAAGAAGAAAATTCTTGATAGGTATAATATTAGGTACCCACCGTATATATACTCTGAGGATAGTTACTTCTACTTTTTTTATGAATCTGTTATAGACAAGGTTTTTGTTGATGATTATATTGGATTCATTAACAACAGAATGGGCAGTAATGTGGTTACAAATAAGAAAGTATTAAAAGAGAAGTTTACTCAAACTGAGAATAATTACAAATTGTTGTTTTCACAATTAGAGAAAATTGGTAAAACAGCTGAGATTTCGTTAATTAAAAAATATCAATATCCTATCAGTATATTAATCTATTTGGATTTTGTTGACAGGAAACACAAGTTCCTGTATCTGTTAAAGTATTCCAAGGTAATTTTTCCTTTCCTGATATTAGGGAGGGCAAACGGGGATGTCCTGTGGTTGTGGAGTATAGTTATTGATAGTATTATTCCTGTAAAATGGTTCATACGGAGGGTTATGAGGTGAATATCTTTGTTCACAGGGTCGGTGTGAAAGGTGGTGCACAACTTGTTATGAAAAAGGTCGTGGAGGTACTCGACAAATTACGTGATGAGTTTGATCTGTATATAGTATGTTCTCTTGACGGAATTGATGAATGTAAATTATGTGATGAAGTTTTCAACTACAATCAACTATTACCCTCAAGTTTTGGTGATGTGGTTTCGAATTTGCTTCTCCAGAGGAAATTATCGAGTAAACATTTTGATATTGTAATAACTCACTCACTTCTTCCTCCCAATCTCGTGAATAATAGTCAATACACTATAACGTTTGATGGACGAGATTGGTCGGACTTCATAAAAACACGAAATTTAGTTGGGAAACTTGTTGAGTACATCCCTTGGAGAATTCGTGAAGTTCAATACAAAAACTCCGTGATCTTTTTAATAAACCCAGAAAACAGGGATTACTATTTCAGACTCCACCCTCAAAAAGTTTTCTTTGTCCCTAACGGTGTTGATGTTGGACTTGTATCGTCTATCCCCCCCGTTCCGAAGGTTTACGACTTTGGGTTCCTCGGAAGGTTCTCTCCTGAAAAGAATCCTTATTTAGTAATGGAGGCGTTTAAGAATACGAGATTTTCTGGGATAATGATTGGTGCAAATGATAATTATAAGGTTGGAAATATTTACATAAAGAAGTTTATGAAAAGAAAAGACGCACTAAGAGAAATTAAAAAAGCAAGAATAGGTATACTTCCCTCTTTACATGAGGGGTTTCCATTAGTTCTATTAGAATTTTTGGTCCTAGGAATTCCTGTGATTGTGAG contains:
- a CDS encoding glycosyltransferase family 4 protein; protein product: MNIFVHRVGVKGGAQLVMKKVVEVLDKLRDEFDLYIVCSLDGIDECKLCDEVFNYNQLLPSSFGDVVSNLLLQRKLSSKHFDIVITHSLLPPNLVNNSQYTITFDGRDWSDFIKTRNLVGKLVEYIPWRIREVQYKNSVIFLINPENRDYYFRLHPQKVFFVPNGVDVGLVSSIPPVPKVYDFGFLGRFSPEKNPYLVMEAFKNTRFSGIMIGANDNYKVGNIYIKKFMKRKDALREIKKARIGILPSLHEGFPLVLLEFLVLGIPVIVSDSVKTPVDTFVIKFKCCDRDSLLSTFLHVYDNYPYYQKKALKNRRIIIKKFNWEKTLESSLRRVIAEVKMSSY